The following proteins are co-located in the Candidatus Zixiibacteriota bacterium genome:
- a CDS encoding Rrf2 family transcriptional regulator, producing MQLSRKADYALRAVKHLSSLPKGKLGSINSIAAAEAIPREFLAKILKDLTRGGILVSFQGVTGGYRLANAPKDISFLDVIEAIEGPLHINLCTEGEACPCDRASDCTMREFWTTQEKTFKKALSKHSFSRYRKTVH from the coding sequence ATGCAGCTATCACGCAAGGCCGATTACGCACTCAGAGCGGTAAAACATCTGTCCTCGCTGCCCAAAGGCAAACTTGGTTCGATCAACTCGATCGCCGCAGCCGAGGCCATTCCTCGTGAATTTCTCGCCAAGATTCTCAAAGATCTTACCCGGGGTGGTATTTTGGTGTCATTCCAGGGCGTGACCGGCGGCTATCGGCTGGCCAATGCCCCCAAGGATATTTCATTCCTCGACGTAATCGAGGCGATCGAGGGTCCGCTGCATATTAACTTGTGTACTGAGGGCGAGGCCTGCCCGTGCGACCGGGCCTCCGACTGCACCATGCGCGAATTCTGGACGACCCAGGAGAAGACCTTCAAAAAGGCGCTGTCCAAGCACAGCTTCTCGCGTTATCGCAAGACGGTACACTAA
- a CDS encoding iron-sulfur cluster assembly accessory protein: MLQQSQINTTENILTMTPSAVVEAKRLMALEDKPGLFLRFGVTTGGCSGFSYSMMFDDQASDLDREFEFDGLKVRVDLKALMYLKGSVVDYESGLLGGGFKFSNPNAKRSCGCGSSFTC, from the coding sequence ATGTTGCAACAGAGCCAGATAAACACCACCGAGAATATCCTGACCATGACGCCATCGGCGGTTGTCGAGGCCAAGCGGCTCATGGCGCTCGAAGACAAACCCGGCTTGTTCCTCCGATTCGGAGTGACCACCGGCGGATGTTCCGGCTTTTCGTATTCGATGATGTTTGACGATCAGGCCTCCGATCTCGATCGCGAGTTTGAATTCGACGGTCTCAAGGTCCGTGTCGACCTCAAGGCACTCATGTACCTCAAGGGGAGCGTCGTAGACTACGAGAGCGGCCTGCTTGGGGGCGGATTCAAATTCTCCAATCCCAACGCCAAACGATCCTGCGGCTGCGGCTCGTCGTTTACCTGCTGA
- a CDS encoding DUF2480 family protein encodes MEYSIVQPDQFLQSDMFRQDEFLDGIGHHDWEQYRGRRVLVRGCGDVITPPWAYMAIAARLVGVARSVRYGNEHDNVVVYRSDR; translated from the coding sequence ATGGAATACAGCATCGTCCAGCCGGACCAATTCCTGCAATCCGACATGTTCCGCCAGGATGAATTTCTCGACGGAATCGGCCACCATGACTGGGAGCAGTATCGCGGTCGGAGAGTGCTGGTCCGCGGCTGCGGGGATGTCATCACGCCGCCTTGGGCCTATATGGCGATCGCAGCCCGCCTGGTAGGAGTAGCCCGGTCAGTCAGGTACGGCAACGAGCACGATAACGTCGTGGTGTACCGAAGCGACCGATGA
- a CDS encoding 2Fe-2S iron-sulfur cluster-binding protein, translating into MPKVTFLPDQVEVQVDEGISVLDAALDNNIPLNHNCGGNCACSTCHVIVESGFETLNAVSDDEAEMLEEADNLTAQSRLACQCIVKSDLVVRIPPGRVI; encoded by the coding sequence ATGCCAAAAGTCACCTTCCTGCCCGACCAGGTCGAGGTGCAGGTCGACGAGGGGATATCGGTACTCGACGCTGCCCTCGACAATAATATCCCTCTCAATCACAATTGCGGCGGCAACTGCGCCTGCTCCACTTGCCACGTAATTGTCGAGTCGGGGTTTGAGACGCTTAACGCCGTTTCTGACGACGAAGCGGAGATGCTCGAAGAGGCCGACAATCTGACCGCCCAGTCCCGCCTGGCCTGCCAATGTATCGTGAAGTCCGACCTGGTGGTGCGCATACCGCCAGGCCGGGTGATCTAG
- a CDS encoding type II secretion system protein — protein sequence MADFESNRGYTLIELVLVLVIIGVLATVGLRSLSAVNRTSRIEQTRQDLDRLAHAIAGNPELAAAGARTDFGYVGDVGGLPPDLDALAVNPGGWSTWQGPYIGDQFSSGGASTNYKYDAWGGAFVYSGGVSITSTGGGVILTRQLAGSVADLLYNPVRLVVTDIDRTPPGTIYDDSLRFLLTVPNGSGEVAVRTVQPQPSGFAQFDSVPIGIHLLRLVYLPTADTLARQIVVTPGAVSYLEMSMAENLWTGS from the coding sequence ATGGCCGATTTCGAATCAAACCGAGGGTACACCTTGATCGAATTGGTGCTGGTGCTGGTAATCATCGGCGTCCTGGCCACGGTCGGCCTGAGATCCCTTTCCGCGGTGAACCGGACCAGCAGGATAGAACAAACTCGCCAGGACCTCGATCGCCTGGCTCACGCCATCGCCGGCAATCCTGAATTGGCCGCCGCAGGCGCACGAACCGATTTTGGCTATGTCGGCGATGTCGGCGGTCTGCCGCCTGATCTGGACGCGCTCGCGGTCAACCCGGGCGGTTGGTCCACCTGGCAGGGGCCGTATATCGGCGATCAATTCTCCAGTGGCGGCGCGAGCACAAACTACAAATACGATGCCTGGGGCGGGGCCTTCGTTTACTCCGGCGGCGTGTCTATAACGTCGACCGGCGGAGGCGTCATTCTCACGAGGCAACTTGCCGGCTCGGTCGCCGACCTGCTCTACAACCCGGTACGGTTGGTCGTGACCGATATTGACCGCACACCCCCAGGGACGATTTATGACGATTCGCTCAGATTCCTCCTGACCGTGCCGAACGGCAGCGGCGAAGTAGCGGTCAGAACGGTTCAACCACAGCCCAGCGGATTCGCGCAATTCGATTCGGTGCCAATCGGCATCCATCTGCTGAGGCTTGTTTATCTCCCGACCGCCGATACCCTCGCCCGACAGATTGTCGTTACCCCCGGCGCAGTGAGCTATCTCGAAATGTCGATGGCCGAAAATCTCTGGACCGGTAGTTGA
- a CDS encoding carboxypeptidase-like regulatory domain-containing protein has product MAGFQSNSGFSLIELVVVIVVIGILAGVAMQSMTASVDDLRRTSTEREMDLLAKAIVGNPSLTQNGQRSDFGYVGDIGAFPPNLDALRTNPGGYGTWVGPYLAASYAQDATGFKLDAWGAPYSYAGGITITSTGSGTTLTEKIADATGDYLLNRINGTILDAANELPGATWADSIDITITFPDGTGGLATKTYHPNAAGQFTLDSIPVGQHPVRAVFQPETDTVIRYLTVLPRHRGTVAYRFSGAYFGGATATDTLTLRPDGAGSLTALTSSGCSSNYQCVQESSPDGDASIVIRASSSFATDVYALEDPAFGAGTIQEVTVYCRARRTQTLGQVMLVVYLGGTEYRGSTQDLTGSYAIYGESWATRPSGGQWTWTDITNLQAGIRLSGQNSNFPGYCTQVWVEVVYSN; this is encoded by the coding sequence GTGGCAGGCTTCCAGTCAAATAGCGGCTTCAGTCTGATCGAACTGGTGGTCGTGATTGTTGTGATCGGCATTCTTGCCGGAGTAGCGATGCAGTCTATGACCGCCTCGGTCGATGACTTGCGCCGGACTAGCACTGAACGAGAAATGGACCTGTTGGCCAAGGCGATCGTGGGGAATCCATCGCTCACCCAAAATGGCCAGCGCAGCGACTTTGGATATGTTGGCGATATCGGCGCTTTCCCACCTAATCTCGATGCTCTGCGCACCAATCCGGGCGGCTACGGAACCTGGGTCGGGCCGTACTTGGCGGCTTCCTACGCGCAAGATGCCACTGGGTTCAAGCTCGACGCCTGGGGTGCGCCTTACAGCTACGCGGGCGGCATTACAATCACCTCGACCGGCAGCGGCACGACCCTGACCGAGAAGATAGCTGACGCCACCGGGGATTACTTGTTGAACCGAATCAACGGGACGATTCTCGACGCCGCCAACGAGCTGCCGGGCGCAACCTGGGCCGACTCGATTGATATCACGATAACATTCCCCGACGGTACCGGCGGACTGGCGACCAAAACCTACCATCCGAACGCCGCCGGGCAGTTCACTCTGGATTCGATCCCGGTCGGGCAGCATCCGGTCCGGGCGGTGTTCCAGCCAGAGACCGATACCGTCATCCGATATCTAACCGTATTGCCTCGTCACCGGGGAACAGTTGCCTATCGATTCTCTGGTGCATACTTCGGCGGCGCGACGGCCACGGATACGCTTACCCTGAGACCGGACGGAGCCGGCTCGCTGACAGCGTTGACCAGCTCGGGCTGCTCCTCCAATTACCAGTGTGTCCAGGAGTCATCGCCGGACGGCGACGCCAGTATCGTCATTCGTGCCTCGAGTTCCTTCGCCACCGACGTGTATGCGCTTGAAGACCCCGCATTCGGAGCCGGGACGATACAGGAAGTAACAGTGTATTGCAGGGCCCGGCGGACACAGACCCTTGGCCAGGTAATGCTCGTGGTTTACCTTGGCGGAACCGAGTATCGTGGCAGCACCCAGGATCTGACCGGTAGCTATGCCATCTACGGCGAATCGTGGGCCACCCGCCCATCGGGAGGCCAGTGGACGTGGACTGACATTACCAACTTGCAGGCCGGTATACGGTTGAGCGGCCAGAACAGCAATTTCCCCGGCTACTGTACGCAGGTCTGGGTTGAGGTCGTCTACAGCAATTAG
- a CDS encoding prepilin-type N-terminal cleavage/methylation domain-containing protein, translated as MSEHRVTIRRSSFVDRGFTLVELVLVIVIIGILATTVLRTGGALFETAKTEQTKHELDALALAMVGNSQLDNNGVRVDFGYVGDIGALPPNLDALYTNPGGYATWNGPYVANRFTQTADDFKTDAWGVTYNYSGVSLTSTGSGSNIVRRVANSTAELLLNSVSGTVTDLSGTPPGSVYCDSVEVQLFYPDGAGAVTGVTGYPDAGGYFAFDSLPIGNHRIAIVYTPTGDTLHRIVSIAPGSSPYSEYHLTSDVWYDTTGGGGIIFVPASDTLVADCHGFTFWILNTSGGPVDISSLTLSYTGLTGYYRYVKWSGATVFDENNPANGSGDLAPFTTSRTIADGESIEIMIDVFKSNPVGGAGVDVDNTAFTVTLSDGSTFEFTTGNCP; from the coding sequence ATGTCCGAGCATAGAGTCACCATACGGAGAAGCTCATTTGTCGATCGCGGTTTCACGCTGGTTGAGCTGGTGCTGGTGATCGTGATCATCGGCATCCTGGCAACCACTGTCCTGCGCACCGGCGGGGCGCTCTTCGAAACCGCCAAAACCGAACAGACGAAACACGAACTTGACGCTTTAGCGCTGGCGATGGTTGGCAACTCGCAACTCGACAACAATGGAGTGCGGGTCGACTTTGGATACGTGGGCGATATCGGCGCCTTGCCGCCAAATCTCGATGCCCTGTACACCAACCCTGGAGGCTATGCTACCTGGAACGGGCCGTACGTCGCTAACCGATTCACTCAGACTGCGGACGATTTCAAGACTGATGCCTGGGGCGTGACCTATAACTACAGTGGCGTCTCGTTGACCTCTACCGGCTCCGGCAGCAACATCGTGCGACGGGTAGCCAATTCGACAGCCGAGTTATTGCTTAACAGCGTTTCCGGCACAGTCACCGATTTAAGCGGCACGCCGCCCGGAAGTGTCTATTGTGATTCGGTTGAAGTGCAACTGTTTTACCCCGATGGCGCAGGCGCAGTCACCGGCGTGACTGGTTACCCTGATGCGGGAGGATACTTCGCGTTTGACTCGCTCCCGATAGGCAATCACCGGATAGCGATTGTCTATACACCGACTGGTGATACGCTTCATCGAATTGTATCAATCGCACCGGGATCATCTCCCTACAGCGAGTATCATCTGACCTCCGACGTCTGGTATGACACTACCGGCGGGGGCGGAATTATCTTCGTACCGGCCTCGGATACGCTGGTGGCCGACTGCCATGGCTTCACATTCTGGATTCTGAACACGAGCGGCGGCCCGGTGGATATCTCATCGCTCACGCTCAGCTACACTGGACTCACCGGATACTACCGGTATGTGAAATGGTCCGGTGCTACCGTATTCGATGAGAACAACCCGGCTAATGGAAGTGGCGACCTGGCCCCGTTCACGACAAGCCGCACGATCGCCGACGGCGAGAGCATTGAAATAATGATAGACGTTTTCAAATCAAATCCGGTCGGCGGTGCAGGTGTCGACGTTGACAACACGGCATTTACAGTCACGCTGTCGGACGGCTCCACTTTCGAATTCACTACGGGGAATTGTCCATGA
- a CDS encoding prepilin-type N-terminal cleavage/methylation domain-containing protein codes for MRPITYNSRGFTLIEIIVVILVIGVIGTIATFKMNQSIQTAQYEQTKKELDELARAIVGNPEVYSDGARTDFGFVGDNGTLPPNLDALVQNPGGWSTWDGPYMALGLNANDFKQDAWNVDYTYTDTLIRSTGSGNNIDKLIAATSSALLSNAVSGQVADADHEPPGAFYVDSVTVVLTYPDGSGSLMQSSQHPDSHGRFNYTGVPIGNHTLSVIHEPTADTMTYPVAVYPARGITLDVIFPADLW; via the coding sequence ATGAGACCAATAACATACAACTCACGCGGGTTTACGCTGATCGAGATAATTGTGGTTATTCTGGTAATCGGGGTGATCGGCACTATTGCCACCTTTAAGATGAACCAGTCGATTCAGACCGCGCAATACGAACAGACCAAGAAGGAACTGGACGAGCTGGCCAGGGCAATCGTGGGGAACCCCGAGGTGTATTCCGATGGAGCTCGCACCGATTTCGGGTTTGTGGGCGACAACGGCACCCTGCCGCCAAATCTCGATGCCCTCGTGCAAAATCCGGGAGGCTGGAGCACCTGGGACGGACCGTACATGGCCCTCGGTCTGAACGCAAACGATTTCAAGCAGGATGCCTGGAATGTCGATTACACTTACACCGACACGCTTATCCGTTCCACCGGCTCCGGGAACAATATCGATAAGCTGATTGCCGCAACGTCTTCTGCACTGCTGTCCAATGCGGTGTCAGGCCAGGTAGCCGATGCCGATCATGAACCTCCGGGCGCGTTCTATGTGGACTCGGTTACAGTCGTGCTTACGTACCCCGACGGCTCCGGCAGCCTCATGCAGTCGTCGCAGCATCCCGACAGCCACGGCCGTTTCAACTACACCGGAGTGCCTATCGGCAACCATACACTGTCGGTGATCCACGAACCGACCGCAGACACGATGACCTACCCGGTGGCGGTCTACCCCGCCCGAGGTATCACGCTCGACGTGATCTTCCCTGCGGATCTTTGGTAG
- a CDS encoding saccharopine dehydrogenase C-terminal domain-containing protein has protein sequence MKMAVIGAGQMGQAALYDLDRISDIDQLAVFDIDTERAIDVSRRFSSGRAIAQKLDAGDENAAAAALRGYDSAVACTTYQHNPGLTRAAIKAGCHLVDLGGNNDVVRAQLNMTAEAEKAGVVVIPDCGLAPGMVSLMVADGFERLDKVKSARIRVGGLPQVPRPPLNYQIVFSVEGLINEYWEPCVILEDGRRKTVNPMTAIEQLHFDGIGELEAFYTSGGTSTLPETYEGRIEFLDYKTIRYPGHCQIFRAMLELGLGSRKAIDVDGRQVEPRAVFREVLRRALSFNDLDMVLVRVQIEGEKAGQAKSLTYEIIDRQDSKTGLTAMMRCTAFPAAIIAHMAASGQIAARGVKPQEVVVKPSVFFAQLKKRGIDMALRES, from the coding sequence ATGAAAATGGCAGTAATTGGAGCCGGCCAGATGGGCCAGGCGGCTCTCTACGATCTGGACCGAATAAGCGACATCGATCAGCTCGCGGTCTTCGATATCGACACCGAGCGGGCTATCGATGTCAGCCGTCGTTTCAGCAGCGGCCGGGCGATCGCCCAAAAGCTCGATGCCGGGGATGAGAACGCGGCAGCGGCGGCGCTTCGCGGGTATGATTCGGCGGTGGCCTGCACCACCTATCAGCACAACCCCGGCCTGACCCGCGCCGCAATCAAAGCGGGCTGCCACCTGGTCGATCTCGGAGGCAACAACGACGTTGTCCGCGCACAGTTGAACATGACTGCCGAAGCCGAGAAAGCGGGCGTAGTCGTCATCCCCGACTGCGGCCTGGCGCCCGGTATGGTTTCGCTGATGGTCGCCGACGGTTTCGAGCGTCTGGACAAGGTGAAGTCGGCACGTATCCGTGTGGGCGGCCTGCCCCAGGTGCCGCGTCCGCCGCTCAATTATCAGATCGTCTTTTCGGTCGAGGGACTCATAAACGAGTACTGGGAGCCGTGTGTCATACTTGAGGACGGCCGCCGGAAGACGGTCAATCCGATGACCGCGATCGAACAGCTCCATTTCGATGGGATCGGTGAACTTGAGGCGTTCTATACTTCGGGCGGCACCTCCACGCTGCCGGAGACGTACGAGGGACGGATTGAGTTTCTCGACTACAAGACTATACGATACCCCGGCCACTGCCAGATATTCAGAGCAATGCTCGAGCTGGGCCTGGGTTCGCGCAAGGCTATCGATGTCGACGGCCGCCAGGTCGAGCCACGGGCCGTCTTCCGCGAGGTGCTCAGGCGGGCGCTGTCGTTCAACGACCTCGATATGGTGCTGGTGCGGGTGCAGATTGAAGGCGAAAAAGCGGGGCAGGCGAAATCGTTGACTTATGAAATAATCGATCGGCAGGATTCGAAGACCGGCTTGACTGCCATGATGCGCTGCACCGCTTTCCCTGCGGCGATTATCGCCCACATGGCGGCCTCGGGGCAGATCGCTGCGCGCGGCGTGAAGCCGCAAGAGGTGGTAGTGAAGCCGTCGGTGTTTTTCGCCCAACTAAAAAAGCGCGGCATCGACATGGCTCTGCGCGAGAGCTGA
- a CDS encoding polyprenyl synthetase family protein has product MTRLDSDRLVEYTEPVRPDLEAFDSRLHDYLRGDTPLISSIARHLLRTKGKRIRPAFLFLSSRAANYFSDRAIDASLSIELIHTATLLHDDVVDESEMRRGQETVNHKWKNLISVLMGDYIFAKAFRIMVGTGSMELISAISRATERLSVGELRQIEETRNYSLSEEEYFDIIADKTASLFAVSCATGPILAGQDAAEQRCFSDFGERIGTAFQVADDLLDFVGDPAITGKEPGIDVLNGHVTLPLIYSLKTVGEASRREIVGILKSGEDEDSFDRVFAFVQECGGLDYASRRAFDLSEQAIESIAHVGRSVYYDSLANMVRYAVARAS; this is encoded by the coding sequence ATGACCAGACTTGATTCCGATCGCTTGGTTGAATACACGGAACCGGTCCGCCCCGATCTTGAAGCTTTCGACTCCCGCCTTCACGATTACTTGCGCGGCGACACTCCCCTTATCTCCTCAATCGCGCGGCACCTGCTGAGAACCAAGGGTAAGCGGATTCGCCCGGCATTCCTGTTTCTGTCGTCGAGAGCCGCCAACTATTTTTCAGACCGGGCCATTGACGCGTCGCTGTCAATTGAATTGATCCACACCGCCACGTTGCTTCATGACGACGTAGTCGACGAGTCGGAGATGCGGCGCGGCCAGGAGACGGTCAATCACAAGTGGAAGAATCTGATTTCGGTGCTGATGGGTGATTATATTTTCGCCAAGGCTTTTCGCATTATGGTCGGCACCGGTTCTATGGAGCTCATAAGCGCGATATCTCGCGCGACCGAGAGGCTTTCAGTCGGAGAGTTAAGGCAGATTGAAGAGACCCGGAATTACAGCCTGTCCGAGGAAGAGTATTTCGACATCATTGCCGACAAAACTGCCTCGCTGTTTGCCGTCTCCTGTGCCACCGGACCTATCCTGGCGGGCCAGGACGCGGCGGAGCAACGGTGCTTTTCCGATTTCGGCGAGAGAATCGGCACCGCCTTCCAGGTAGCCGACGATTTGCTCGATTTTGTCGGCGACCCGGCGATCACCGGCAAAGAACCGGGGATCGATGTTCTCAACGGTCATGTCACGTTGCCGCTTATCTACTCCCTCAAAACCGTGGGCGAGGCGTCACGACGGGAAATCGTGGGGATACTCAAAAGCGGCGAGGACGAGGATTCCTTCGACAGAGTTTTTGCTTTCGTGCAGGAGTGCGGCGGCCTCGACTATGCTTCGCGCCGGGCCTTCGATCTGAGCGAACAGGCGATTGAGTCTATCGCGCATGTGGGACGCTCTGTCTACTATGACTCCCTGGCCAATATGGTACGGTACGCCGTCGCACGGGCTTCTTGA